Proteins from one Ipomoea triloba cultivar NCNSP0323 chromosome 1, ASM357664v1 genomic window:
- the LOC116001313 gene encoding oligopeptide transporter 1-like gives MGKAGIAVESFADEINDSPIEEVRLTVPITDDPTMPCVTFRTWVLGVTSCAILAFLNQFFGYRQNSLYISSVPAQIVVLPMGKLMAAYLPTKVVQIPSTKWSFSLNPGPFNIKEHVLITIFASSGSDSSFAVRIITMMKAFYHRDIHPLAALLLTFSTQMLGYGLAGIFKKFLIDSPYMWWPSNLVQVSLFRALHDVETRPRGGLTRLQFFIIVLVCSFAYYVVPNYLFPSITALSLLCWIWKDSITAQQLGSGLKGLGIGSFALDWATVAAFQGSPLATPGFAIINMLIGYILVAYIAIPVSYWTNLFDAKKFPIFSSHVFDSNGHVYNISRVLNKKTFEFDQQGYDSYSNIYLSTTFAYTYGLSFATLAAVVSHVALFHGRTIWEQTKASVQDKFSDIHTRLMRKNYEPVPQWWFYLLLVIVVGVALVACQGFGGQLQLPFWGVLLAVLLSLFFTLPVGVIVATTNQEAGLNVIAELIIGYMYPGRPLANVTFKMYGFSSLSQSLMFLSDFKLGHYMKIPPRSMFMVQLMGTLISCCVHFGTGWWLLTTVENICNPSKLPEGSQWTCPGDDVFYNASIIWGVVSPRRMFGNLGIYQATNYFFLVGFLAPIPVWYLGRKYPEKRWVSLINMPILISGAGGIPVVKSVNYVCWFVVGLYFNLYVYRKHKGWWARHNYILSAGLDAGVAFMAILCYYTLQSGGINGPKWWGLELDDHCPLASCPTAPGIVVKGCPVFQ, from the exons ATGGGGAAAGCTGGGATTGCTGTTGAATCCTTTGCTG ATGAAATAAATGATTCCCCAATCGAGGAAGTGCGGCTCACAGTTCCAATAACGGACGATCCAACTATGCCATGTGTGACATTTCGGACATGGGTTTTAGGCGTAACATCTTGTGCCATTTTGGCGTTCCTGAATCAGTTCTTTGGGTATCGCCAAAACTCGCTTTATATCTCGTCTGTCCCTGCTCAGATTGTTGTGCTGCCCATGGGGAAGCTCATGGCAGCATATCTGCCTACAAAAGTGGTCCAAATTCCAAGCACAAAATGGTCGTTTTCTTTGAATCCAGGGCCGTTTAATATTAAAGAGCACGTACTGATCACCATATTTGCCAGTTCTGGTTCCGATTCATCTTTTGCAGTGCGTATCATCACCATGATGAAAGCGTTTTACCACCGCGATATTCATCCCCTAGCAGCATTGTTGTTGACGTTCAGCACTCAG ATGCTTGGATATGGGTTGGCTGGTATCTTCAAAAAATTTCTCATTGATTCTCCTTACATGTGGTGGCCTTCAAATCTTGTTCAAGTATCCCTCTTTAGAGCGTTACATGATGTTGAGACTAGGCCAAGAGGAGGCCTAACCAGGCTGCAATTCTTCATCATAGTTCTTGTTTGCAGCTTCGCCTACTATGTTGTCCCCAACTACCTTTTCCCATCCATAACTGCCCTATCACTCCTCTGTTGGATATGGAAGGACTCTATAACTGCGCAACAGCTAGGCTCAGGCTTAAAAGGCCTAGGCATTGGCTCGTTTGCCCTCGATTGGGCCACCGTGGCTGCTTTCCAAGGCAGTCCACTTGCCACCCCGGGCTTCGCCATCATCAACATGTTGATTGGTTACATATTGGTTGCTTATATAGCCATACCAGTTTCGTATTGGACTAACTTGTTTGATGCTAAGAAGTTTCCTATCTTCTCGTCTCATGTTTTTGATTCCAATGGACATGTGTACAACATTTCCAGAGTGTTGAATAAGAAAACCTTTGAATTTGACCAGCAAGGGTATGATAGTTACAGCAACATTTATTTGAGCACAACTTTTGCGTATACTTATGGTCTCAGCTTTGCAACCCTGGCTGCAGTTGTCTCCCACGTTGCACTCTTCCATGGCAG AACAATCTGGGAGCAAACAAAGGCGTCCGTGCAGGACAAGTTTAGCGACATCCATACAAGGTTGATGAGAAAAAACTATGAACCTGTGCCTCAATGGTGGTTCTACTTGCTCTTAGTAATCGTTGTTGGAGTGGCGCTGGTAGCCTGCCAAGGGTTCGGGGGACAACTGCAGCTTCCTTTCTGGGGTGTACTATTAGCAGTGTTACTATCTTTATTCTTCACCCTTCCTGTCGGAGTGATAGTAGCAACCACGAATCAG GAAGCAGGGCTGAATGTAATTGCAGAGCTGATCATTGGTTACATGTATCCTGGGAGGCCTTTAGCTAATGTGACTTTCAAGATGTACGGTTTCAGTAGCCTTTCACAATCTCTTATGTTTTTATCAGATTTCAAGCTAGGCCACTACATGAAAATCCCTCCAAGATCTATGTTCATGGTCCAACTAATGGGAACACTAATATCATGTTGTGTGCATTTTGGCACCGGTTGGTGGCTCTTGACAACAGTGGAAAACATCTGCAACCCATCAAAGCTACCCGAGGGAAGCCAATGGACGTGCCCGGGAGACGATGTTTTCTACAACGCATCGATCATATGGGGAGTGGTGAGTCCAAGGCGGATGTTTGGTAACCTTGGGATATACCAGGCCACCAACTATTTCTTCCTCGTTGGGTTCCTCGCGCCTATACCGGTTTGGTATCTAGGGCGAAAGTACCCGGAGAAGAGATGGGTCAGTCTGATCAACATGCCAATTTTGATATCCGGGGCAGGGGGGATACCTGTAGTGAAATCTGTGAACTATGTGTGTTGGTTTGTAGTGGGGTTGTATTTCAATTTATACGTGTACAGGAAACACAAGGGGTGGTGGGCTAGGCACAACTACATATTATCGGCTGGGCTGGATGCAGGGGTGGCATTCATGGCCATTCTTTGTTATTACACTTTACAGAGTGGGGGTATCAATGGACCAAAGTGGTGGGGTTTGGAGTTGGATGATCATTGCCCTTTGGCTAGCTGCCCTACTGCCCCTGGCATTGTAGTTAAAGGTTGTCCTGTTTTTCAGTaa